A part of Atribacterota bacterium genomic DNA contains:
- a CDS encoding HDIG domain-containing metalloprotein, translated as MKDLKKIVKSRLAFFSFRTLNFPLYGIALFFIFWFFYTPQEFRIQEGEVANFDIVASKTIEIVDAEKTEELKRQVLSSLAPEYRVDESINESLKKEVNEFFVAIEEFRSGTLLVSPQAQDVFCGKWKITRGTFEQLVYAREEEYQEVKNTFLGLLVRYLFQPIRQEGLGETILEMNAELDAMHLSAEASRVVSFLLYRFLRPNAIVDSEATQKKRLEALQSVKPVLRTIPRGTVIVSRGRMVTASEVKTLEILGLLRSEHFWVRLLTLVLLIGGCLSVEYYYLKRFDPTFLERNAFLLLRIVVVAGTLTLNSALFRFSDRLVILSAIPLVLFALLGRSFTLGESLVIFPLFVWGMRADFFQVVYLYFNLLLPIFILGKSLKRKDLVQVGFEVALVNLVLNVFFSLQSGATSVDTMGNALYGFGGGILGAIVALGGISFFESTLRFTSDIHLVEFLNPTYPLLQRLLMEAPGTYSHSLMVANLAEAASEEIGANPLLVRVGAYYHDIGKLKRPYFFVENQLPGNNVHDRLSPTLSALVIQKHVKDGLDLAIQYRLPLEVREIIRRHHGKSLIRYFYNKALGRGEKTVEEVEFRYGGPLPHTKEEVLVFLADSIEAAVRCIDNPSPKRIETMVNGIIDTYLRDGQLNESSLTLQDLHRVAQKFTVLINGLFHTRIAYPEIEETKNGRKKDVTHRIDR; from the coding sequence ATGAAAGATTTGAAAAAAATCGTCAAAAGTAGACTTGCTTTTTTCTCCTTTCGGACCCTTAATTTCCCTCTTTACGGGATTGCTCTGTTTTTCATTTTCTGGTTTTTTTATACCCCCCAGGAGTTTCGCATTCAGGAGGGAGAAGTCGCCAATTTTGATATTGTGGCCAGTAAAACGATAGAAATCGTGGATGCAGAAAAAACTGAGGAATTGAAGAGGCAGGTTCTGTCAAGTCTGGCACCAGAATACCGCGTGGATGAGAGTATCAATGAGAGTCTCAAAAAAGAGGTGAACGAATTTTTCGTAGCCATCGAGGAGTTCCGGAGCGGAACGCTGCTGGTTTCCCCGCAAGCCCAGGATGTTTTCTGCGGAAAATGGAAAATTACGCGGGGTACTTTTGAGCAACTGGTCTACGCTCGCGAAGAAGAATATCAGGAGGTGAAAAATACCTTTTTGGGGCTCCTTGTACGGTATCTTTTCCAGCCGATCCGACAGGAAGGTTTAGGGGAAACCATTTTGGAAATGAACGCAGAGCTGGATGCGATGCATCTTTCCGCTGAGGCAAGCCGGGTGGTAAGTTTTCTTTTGTATCGTTTTTTAAGGCCGAATGCGATCGTCGATTCCGAAGCAACTCAGAAAAAACGTTTGGAAGCTTTGCAATCAGTCAAGCCGGTTTTGCGTACGATTCCCCGGGGGACGGTGATTGTGTCCCGGGGAAGGATGGTCACGGCCAGCGAGGTAAAGACTCTTGAGATTCTGGGACTTTTACGGAGTGAACATTTCTGGGTACGCCTGCTCACACTCGTTCTCCTCATCGGAGGATGTTTGAGTGTGGAGTATTATTACCTGAAACGCTTCGATCCCACTTTTTTGGAGCGTAATGCTTTTTTACTCCTTCGCATTGTCGTGGTTGCGGGTACGTTGACTTTAAATAGTGCTTTGTTTCGTTTTTCAGACCGTTTGGTGATTCTGAGTGCGATTCCTTTGGTTCTTTTTGCACTTCTCGGTCGGAGTTTTACACTGGGTGAGTCGCTGGTTATTTTCCCCCTTTTTGTCTGGGGTATGCGTGCCGATTTTTTCCAGGTTGTGTACCTTTACTTTAATTTGCTGTTGCCCATTTTCATTTTGGGAAAGAGCTTAAAAAGGAAAGACCTGGTACAAGTGGGCTTTGAAGTCGCCCTCGTAAATCTGGTCTTGAACGTATTTTTTAGTCTTCAGAGTGGAGCGACTTCGGTTGACACGATGGGTAACGCGCTGTATGGGTTTGGAGGAGGGATTCTTGGAGCAATCGTTGCGCTGGGGGGTATCTCCTTTTTTGAGAGTACCTTGCGTTTTACCTCAGACATTCATTTGGTGGAATTTTTAAATCCGACGTATCCGCTCTTACAGCGGTTACTCATGGAAGCGCCTGGAACCTATAGCCATAGCTTGATGGTAGCAAACCTTGCCGAAGCTGCTTCAGAGGAGATTGGAGCCAATCCTCTTCTTGTAAGGGTAGGGGCATACTACCATGATATTGGGAAATTGAAAAGACCATATTTTTTTGTTGAAAATCAGCTACCGGGGAATAACGTCCACGATCGCCTTTCTCCTACTTTGAGTGCCCTGGTGATTCAAAAACATGTCAAAGATGGTTTAGACCTTGCTATCCAGTACCGATTGCCATTGGAAGTTCGGGAAATTATTCGCCGCCACCATGGAAAAAGCTTGATTCGGTATTTCTATAATAAGGCTCTGGGGAGGGGAGAAAAAACCGTTGAAGAAGTGGAATTCAGGTATGGCGGTCCGTTGCCACACACCAAAGAAGAAGTCCTGGTTTTTTTAGCTGATAGTATTGAGGCAGCGGTGCGTTGTATTGATAACCCTTCTCCAAAGCGTATTGAGACCATGGTTAATGGGATTATCGATACGTATTTACGCGATGGGCAGCTTAACGAGTCTTCTTTAACCCTGCAAGACCTGCACCGTGTTGCTCAGAAGTTTACCGTGCTTATTAACGGATTGTTTCATACTCGGATTGCGTATCCGGAAATTGAGGAGACCAAAAATGGCCGGAAGAAGGATGTTACGCATCGAATTGATCGATAA
- the cdd gene encoding cytidine deaminase yields MAGRRMLRIELIDKVKKRVRVSRQTLQDVAMLVFQSENVSPEGILSVGFLDKEEIRAIKRQFFHQDVDTDVVAFPYGEKEGDKIWGEILICVPVAFEQAQEQGYRVGEEILLLFIHGLLHLLGYQDSTEEESKEMAKRAQELLNLTREWQLRKSLVKKAWEAKAYAYAPYSHFGVGAALLGDGGKIFTGCNVENSSFGLTICAERVALVKAVSSGAQHFQKIAIVSDASTFCLPCGACRQVLFEFAPALEIISATSSLDFQVFHLDELLPYGFRLHGGGMP; encoded by the coding sequence ATGGCCGGAAGAAGGATGTTACGCATCGAATTGATCGATAAAGTGAAAAAAAGAGTCAGAGTGAGTCGACAGACGCTTCAGGATGTGGCGATGCTGGTTTTTCAGAGTGAAAACGTTTCTCCAGAAGGTATCTTGAGTGTTGGTTTTTTGGATAAAGAAGAGATACGAGCGATCAAGAGGCAATTTTTCCATCAGGATGTTGATACCGATGTGGTTGCTTTTCCTTATGGAGAGAAAGAGGGGGATAAAATATGGGGAGAAATTCTTATCTGTGTTCCCGTAGCCTTTGAGCAGGCGCAGGAACAGGGATACAGGGTGGGAGAGGAGATTCTTCTACTTTTTATTCATGGTTTACTGCACCTCCTGGGGTATCAGGATAGTACGGAAGAAGAGAGCAAAGAGATGGCGAAAAGAGCCCAAGAACTCCTCAATCTTACGAGAGAGTGGCAATTGCGGAAAAGTCTGGTCAAAAAGGCATGGGAAGCAAAAGCGTATGCGTATGCTCCATATTCCCATTTTGGGGTGGGTGCTGCACTGCTTGGGGATGGTGGAAAGATTTTTACCGGCTGTAACGTGGAAAATTCCTCGTTTGGGCTCACCATCTGTGCGGAGCGAGTGGCGCTGGTCAAAGCGGTGAGTAGTGGAGCGCAACATTTTCAGAAAATCGCCATTGTTTCTGATGCGTCTACCTTTTGTCTTCCCTGTGGCGCTTGCCGGCAGGTCCTTTTTGAGTTTGCTCCTGCTCTTGAAATTATCAGTGCTACATCATCGCTCGATTTTCAGGTGTTTCACCTCGATGAACTCTTACCGTACGGTTTCCGCCTTCACGGAGGGGGAATGCCATGA
- a CDS encoding 30S ribosomal protein THX, with product MGKGDRRTKRGKIFAGSYGKYRPKENKKSK from the coding sequence ATGGGAAAAGGAGATCGACGGACCAAACGGGGCAAAATATTCGCTGGTAGCTATGGAAAATATCGTCCGAAAGAAAACAAAAAGAGTAAATAA
- the recO gene encoding DNA repair protein RecO — MSATSRYARDEGIIVKRIEFGEMDFILTLFTRRRGKFQAIAKGARKLGNRFGAALDLFNFCEFFFYTASGMTNLVQAKIQHSFRNLFGERGTWISGEYLLYILDKVFEFEKPEEPVLEELLDLWQAMLRLQGTDTRCYLLTLRFRVMLLRFSGIVPRLTVCARCGKSFGREESFLVLSEGGRICRFCNQEKDDTLFLSPLSGKVLEYLFRSSLDETLKLHLTMEQFQDVDALLSLYLSHHLEKKVLPLWHFLRWVT; from the coding sequence GTGAGTGCGACCAGCCGTTACGCTCGGGATGAAGGAATTATTGTCAAACGAATCGAATTTGGAGAAATGGATTTCATCCTCACCCTTTTTACTCGACGACGAGGGAAGTTTCAGGCTATCGCTAAAGGGGCTCGTAAACTCGGGAATCGCTTTGGCGCAGCTCTCGACCTTTTTAATTTTTGTGAGTTTTTCTTCTATACTGCTTCGGGAATGACCAATCTTGTGCAGGCCAAGATCCAGCATTCTTTTCGAAACCTGTTCGGGGAAAGAGGAACGTGGATTAGTGGTGAATATTTGCTCTATATCCTTGATAAGGTGTTTGAGTTTGAAAAACCGGAAGAGCCCGTTCTTGAAGAGCTCTTGGATTTGTGGCAAGCGATGTTGCGGTTACAAGGAACAGACACCAGGTGCTATCTTTTAACCTTGCGCTTTCGGGTAATGCTTTTGCGTTTCTCTGGTATTGTGCCTCGGCTTACAGTATGTGCACGTTGTGGAAAAAGTTTTGGTCGGGAAGAGAGTTTTTTGGTTCTCTCTGAGGGTGGAAGGATTTGCCGTTTTTGTAACCAAGAAAAGGACGATACCCTTTTCCTTTCTCCACTCTCGGGGAAAGTTCTCGAATATCTCTTTCGCTCTTCTCTTGATGAAACCCTGAAGCTTCATCTTACCATGGAACAATTCCAGGATGTTGATGCACTGCTGTCGTTGTACCTCTCGCACCATCTGGAAAAAAAAGTTCTCCCTCTATGGCATTTTTTGAGGTGGGTGACGTAA
- the era gene encoding GTPase Era, with protein sequence MSFKSGFVGLWGQPNVGKSTLLNRILGQKVAIVSPKPQTTRKRLKGILHRGNAQVVFIDTPGLHVPQDELGKFMLEEVRSSLVGLDLLCYLIDPFVDTGKDAQYLSLLEGFPKPVFLLVNKKDLVSEKRVEELIQSFEGSFPFREKTSVSSLTGEGIPEFIEKIIPYLPEGPAYYDYDMISDSFERDVVAEVIREKVFWSTFEEVPYGVEVRMEEFKEKKAVLYIRATIYVEKESHKGIIIGEGGKMLKKIGQSAREEIETQWGRKVFLDLWVKVEKNWRKRENILRRWGYRIQ encoded by the coding sequence ATGAGTTTTAAATCAGGCTTTGTGGGTCTCTGGGGTCAACCAAACGTTGGAAAATCCACATTGCTGAACCGGATTTTGGGGCAGAAGGTGGCCATTGTTTCGCCTAAACCCCAGACGACCCGAAAACGGCTCAAGGGGATTCTCCATCGAGGTAATGCGCAGGTTGTTTTTATTGATACCCCGGGGCTTCATGTTCCCCAGGATGAGCTGGGCAAATTTATGCTGGAGGAAGTTAGATCCTCTTTGGTTGGTCTTGATCTTCTCTGTTACCTGATTGACCCCTTTGTGGATACTGGGAAAGACGCCCAGTACCTTTCGCTTCTCGAGGGTTTTCCCAAGCCAGTGTTCCTTCTGGTGAATAAAAAAGATCTGGTTTCTGAAAAGAGGGTCGAGGAACTTATTCAGAGCTTTGAGGGGAGCTTTCCTTTCCGGGAAAAAACGTCTGTTTCGTCTTTAACCGGCGAAGGGATTCCTGAATTCATTGAAAAGATCATTCCATATCTTCCCGAAGGACCTGCATACTACGATTATGACATGATCTCGGATAGTTTTGAGCGTGATGTTGTAGCCGAAGTTATTCGAGAAAAGGTTTTTTGGTCCACCTTTGAAGAGGTGCCCTATGGGGTGGAAGTTCGGATGGAAGAGTTTAAGGAGAAAAAAGCGGTGCTCTATATCCGGGCTACCATATACGTGGAAAAAGAATCCCACAAAGGCATTATCATTGGGGAAGGTGGAAAAATGCTCAAAAAGATTGGACAGAGTGCTCGGGAAGAAATTGAAACCCAGTGGGGGCGAAAGGTTTTTCTCGACCTCTGGGTGAAGGTGGAAAAAAACTGGAGGAAGCGGGAAAACATCCTACGGAGGTGGGGATACCGAATCCAGTGA